The DNA segment aaataataatacaaagctCCTGCCGAAATAAAAGAgcaatattgttttacaatttgCTGATAGTATTGAGAATATAATGGAGCGAACAGACATGTTGCAACAAGCtccttattaaataaacggTTGGAACAAGAACttaccatttttaaaattttcagtgtCCGCGCTGCTGGCGTCTTTTCTCACCGATGATAGTAAAACAGTGAAAAACTAAcattaaaggaaaaaaaaattactttttatttatttgacgaAATATGTTGACATTACGGTTCACCCCAATGCGGCAAGTATTAAATAATGAGTATATTACTCTTTTTACTTCATACAAAACAATAGACACACGTTTACATAGAAAAAACAACAAACTGACATAAAGCACTCAACGGAGAATTAAAAAAGTCCGTTAATTGTTAAGTATATAGACATCCTTTAAAGTAGTGGCAGGAAATCAACTACTTTATCCAAATGTGTACACACTTATGAAGCGCCGACTGTGCATAACTGCAAGTTCGGTACCAAGTgagtgaatttttttaaaagcagATTTAACGATTAGTACATGGGGAAGTTCTTAAATAACCGACCAAATCGTCATAAGTTTTATCTCTCagtcataatttaaaatagcatgattttctttgtttattgtattttactaaaacatattttttaaagtttttataccaGAAATCAGTACCCAGCTTAATTCCAGTAAACTCCAATATTGTAGCCCTCTACGCCGGTCGCCGCATTTAGTTTTACATTCAATGAATGGTGACCGATCGAAACCTTTCACTCGGTCACCAGTCCAGATAACTGACAATATGGTCAACTGACAAGGCATTTGATAATTGACATTTCAAATAAACACGAAAAATTAAATCCAAAAGTCAAGTCTAATCAGTAACCTCTTGTCACCTGTGTATTATCTTTTTGATTAATTGTCGAAAACTCATGAACTCATAAGAGTTTCAGTGTTAATCgttgtatttaattgtatatatcaattatgtcattatatttatagtcgacatttttaatttatttatatatcgaAACAATACCAAACTTTTCCAATCTGAagttaaaacatttgttattgtGCTCTCTCAAGACTCGAGACCATCGGCCTTACCGTGTAATAAAAaggtaaatataatagtattaattgtaatatatctgcagtgtgtattttataattttgaaatatctaTCTTAGGTTCGATTCCAATTTTAAACTAACATTTATGCCAAAGAATCATTCTGAACTTACTCCAGTCCAATAGCACCAAATGTTGGTTGTTTAAAGAATGAAGTCCTAGGATTTCAAcacgaaaattattattatattctagcCTAATTACTCAGCTTTTTCATGACTTACACACTCAGACAACAACAAGAGGAATAGTTATATTACCAatgtgatatataatatttaagtactAGTTACACattcatttaggtaaaatTTGTACACTTATGCcaatcatattaataaaaatccaaatGAAGCATCCGCAAAACTACAGGAATACCTGGACAAAATAGGATTATAGTTAAAGAAGTGGAGGATGCAGGCAAGCCCAGCAAAATCAGTTCAAGTCACATTCACACTAAGAAAAGAGTGATAACCGGTGAATCTGAAAGGAGCTGTTTTGACAAAACAGACTACAGCCAAATATTTGGATGCCATGCACCTGGACAAACGCTTGACATGGCAAGACCATATAATAGCAAGAAGGATCATGCTATTGCTAGGCTTTGTAGCATGAAAAGCTGCAATCAGTCTGGTAAATAAACTTCTCATTTACAAAActgtaataaaactaatatggTCCTATGGTACAGCTCTGGAGGTCAGCATGCCACTCAAATATCGAAATCCTGCAGCAcctacaaaacaaaacattgtgAAATATAAGCGGTGCGCAGCGGTTAACACGAAGGCTATAAAGAGTAGTGCcactaaatttattgaattattaaaatatggttaagtttaataaaataatattataaataaataaaataagttagtGATACAAAACTATAAGGATTAAAACAATCAGATTGAAATATCTACGATTTAAGCAGAGTATCTACATAGTATCAAAAGAACAGAGAACtatgatcacttttattgtataattggcaaaaactgctttcTCGAAGCTtttgaataatgttttatctCTTCAATTCCAACAAGATTGATTTTTCTCTGAAGctaattttagttattgatgaaatctatacaaatatgttataaagcTGAAGAGTTTCTTTGTTTGGTTAAATGCACTAATCTCAggtatgaatttaaaatatcattttgtatTGGATGTTAAAAATACGATAAATTCTTACAGCTTTCTTTATTACTTACTCAGTTTAATTAGATAGAAGCCACATAATTAAGGCGTCCTGTTAACGCTAGGTCAGTGAAAAGCTATCAAATTACGATGTCTCACCTTGGGCGCCAGATAATCACAAAATTTTTGTCTAGAAAGTTTTTTTCCAATTTAACTGTGACTTTCCCATTTTCGATGAAATTAggctgattttaattatattgtaccATAATGCAAAGAAAAACAGTTGTTAAATAgctaatataaaatgaattatcataatataaaatgtgatACGTCATTTAGGTACTTTTTCGATATTCCAGCTGTTGAaatcaaatttgaattttcttatatatggTCAATGTGCAGATTTATATTACGTTCATTTAAACTAGCGACGTATAATGTGTCGCAAAGTCATTGATGTGAAGTGAACTTAGAATACATTCTCGTGTTGTCGCCATGTTATATTAACCATCACACACAAGGCTTCTTTCACATGAAAATAGGTGTCTACTACATTATGTATACTGTATTTTTGGATTTTGTTGTTATGTCTACGTAATCTAAACAAGTATAAAATCTAgacataaatactatttataaagctagtattatataacaatatttttcttgaaaTGCGTTGTGCATAAAAATCAAAGTTAAAACTGTACTTCCTCCGTTCCAGGCTACGCGCTGTAGTGACCATGAGTGGGTCGTGGGAGGAGTTCTTTGCGACGCACCTGCCTCCCACTGACTTTGAGGATAACCGCTCCCTGCTCAAGGAGTTCTGTGAACGACATGACCGACAGGGACACAGGATTGTATTGGTTACTGTAAGTTGAGTGGCCATCGATGAAGTTATGTGAGAACAGCGTTGGCGTTCGTCACTACTGGTTCTGGTCATTGTCttagatttttatcttaagaTTCCAGTACAGTCGTAAAACTATGTTTTTTACAGTCTGGCGGCACCACAGTACCACTGGAGCATAACACGGTACGATTCGTGGACAACTTCAGCGCGGGAAAGCGCGGTTCTGCATCCGCAGAATATTTTCTTGACCAAGGCTACGCGGTAATCTTTATGCATCGTCTGAAGTCGTTAGAGCCCTTCACGAGACACTTCAACGGCCAGAAATTACTCGACATGCTCGAGATGCAAGATGAATCCAATAATACTACTATCAGAGGTACGCATCGTTTCAGACGAACGACATCATAAGCGGTTTAGTGCAAATCGGTGGGCGCGTAAGAAGTGAGAATAGGACGGCCGTCTGCCAGTGTGATTGGTTTTCCAGTGAAACAGGACAGCGTGTTCGCCTTGGCCCCGGTGCTGTCGCGGTATCAGGCAGCGCACGCGGCCGGGGCCATCCTGCACGTGGCCTTCACCACGGTGTCCGAGTACTTCTGGCTGCTGAGGGCCGCCTGCGAGGTGCTGGCCAAGTCCGGCCCCAGGGCCCTGCTGTATCTGGCCGCCGCCGTCTCGGACTTCTACATACCCAAGGATAGCATCGTAAGTGAACGAGGCCTCTTCGGCGCTCTTCCATCGAGTGTCCGGTTTGCCTTATAGGATCCGAGTGCACGATGCACTATGCCCACAGCCCACTCACAAGATGCAGTCGGAGAGCGGGCCTCCGGTGATCCAGTTGCATCTGGTGCCGAAAATGCTGGCGCCCCTCGTCAACCTCTGGGTGCCCAACGCCTACGTGGTCTCCTTCAAGCTGGAGACTGAGGAGAATCTGCTCATTCCTAAATCGAGGGCCGCTCTGGAGAAGTATAAGCATAAGGTGACGACGTCCATAAgagtacattgtgttacctaaatgaataaattattttgaatttgagtcATTACTTCATGGATTTCTTCGTACACTACGGTATTGTACGACAATAAGGGTTTCCAGATGGTGATAGCCAACATGCTGCAGAACCGGCACCAGCGAGTCTTGGTCGTGACGAGGGACGCCAACCAGGAGATCCTACTCTCGAGGGAGGAGCTACTGGCGGGTAAGACCGTAAAGCGTGAATCGCATACGTTCACGATTCACTCTTTTTCTGACGCGTCGGGCTCCGCAGGCGCAGACATCGAGGCGGGGATAGTCGGCGTGATAGTGAGCCACCACTCGGACCATTTGGCGCACTCCGAGGCCCGCTGAGGGCCGCTTCTCCCTCGCAAGAGGCTCTACCTCGTCGACTAGCCGAGACGACGTCAAACGGCTCGAGTTCCAGTTACAGAAGTAGTTTCTGTCAAATCCGGCGGCACTCCTGCACTCCCGCCGACGTCTTCTAATATTCCTTAAACCATCGGATCTCACCccgatttaaaattattctgcCTTCGGATTCCACTGAGTGAGGCCATATTGTATTTAAGATAAATGTAGCCTGGAAAATAATGAATAGACGTAAAATTcagaataataatgtaatagatTCAGGGTTATCTGGTTGTTGCCATCGCTCGCAATACTTTAGGTATATTCACCATATATTTCCTGACTTCAGATCATtgattgcaaaatatttttattctgtagTTGCTAGAATCGAACTTCGccaaaatcattaaaataagacATCCCTATTTTAGATATCTCCTTTATTACGGAATTGCAAATTCACCCTGACCATTAGTACTAAACTCGTACATATCTTAAAGTTAGAGTATTTTATCGAAATCAATCAAgagaataatatatgtatgtaatttcaCCACAGTAGTTAGTCTGTTATAATTCACGTCTAGCCGCGTGTGGTGTGATATCTGTGgttaatatgattattaacTGTCGACCTCTGTTGTGAGCGATTGACAGAAATTAAGCAAAAGGTTTGAGCGGGACCACTTTGAGTGCcacttaaaacaatattccCGCTTCGCCTCTGCCGTAGCGTAGAGCGAATAGAAAGTATTTCAGACCAGTGTagcaatttcaatattattctCCGGATAAATTGACGACAATTGTGTATAAACAATTGTCTGTAAACACGatgtgtttaaattaaacataatctaTTGTGCCCTATAGTTGTAATGTATAGATTTTACATGTTTGTTACgtgtttatgaataaaatgttcttaaaaaattaacgttaATGTCTGGGTGCCTGTGtgctttcgtaaatgtttctCTCGATAATTCAAGTCAGATCTCTTTCCTATGTTTGAAATTAACATATCAGTGCGCTAAACGCCTTAGATCAATAAGTCCTCGATAGACTTCgtgaagaaaatattttttttttacttagtgCTTTTATTAACCCCGGGTCCGATATTCTTGTGGTATTATAGCTGTAGTGCAACCCTTCCGATATTAAATTGACGCGTGAAAAAAACTATGTAAATGTTACAATATATtgattagttttataaatatatttattggattttgaaGGGTATTTATAGATGTTTGTGATTCTTGTTAAGAATAATGTATGTTCTGATTATTAGACATAGTACAAATATAATCTGTTTGGAAAGTTGGCCTTTTATTTgtccttttaaaattatattaagatattagATTAGAAATTGTAGttcatcaaataataaatatatattctatataaattctCTTTATCCTGTGGGTGTCTTTCTCGAGTTGGCAGTTTTCAGCGGTCGAGATATTTTTCGTTTATAGCGTCATGGCCTGTCAGAATTGTATTGAAAAATTtctaaatacttaaatatacgCTACTCGGTAGTGAACAAACGACGGCCCtatgttttgatatttatatgtagtttttgttctaaatttattattatggtaaGTAGTTACTTTATAGATGTACCAAAGTAtcaatgtatttttctaaaagTGATTGTTCATAGGAGGAGGAAGTCGAAGATATTGTGGGAGACGTGAATTACACTGATTCACAAAAAAGTATTACCGCTTCGAATGTGTACTCGCTCGACTTCACAGACAGTAGTTCAGATAAAAACCATTCTTCGAGTAAAGAAACATATGTCATCGATTGCGATGATAGCGACACCAGTGATAAAACATATCAATCTAACAGATTCCCAGCCACTGTTCAGTTAAAAGAATATGctcaaaataaaatgacaGCAAAAAATAATCGTTGCatggaaattacaaaaaaaacaaacaggTTCGACAGAGATGATCTCCAGCAATATTCTTTACATTCAGAAGAAATATTTACTCAAACGAGTAAAACTATTTTCGAGCTAGCGCAAAATGAAAAGCGCCTAGCTTCAACAGCTGATGGTGTCAATTCTCTAGAAACACAaacatcatttatttcaataacgGAAAACAAAACCGTAGAGTACCACATTCAACTAATAAGCGATAAAACCCTTTTTAATCCAACTCAACAGCTAACCAACTCCATAGTTTATAATACTAATTTCGTAAGCCAGGCACTTGCCGATTCATTAGAAGATAAATCTTCTATATATCAAGAGTCTGAGAACGAGATAGAAATAAGTAAAAGAAACCTTACAGGAGAAACTGATgataagataattaaatttgtggaCGATGGTTCTCGAGAGGATATAGCCCAAGATGAGAATGCGAATGAATATGAAAATTCTCCTTGTGACTCCGATATAGAAGAGGATTCTTTAGATAATTTGTATCAAGAAACTGATCAAGACATAAGTGAATCGAGTGTAATCCCGAAATCTGTTGATAACGACATTGATgatttgtatagaaaattgTCTCGCTGCGGTGAGGTGGCTTTTTATCAAGACGAAAAGACGGAAATACCTATAGTGGGTATTTTAACTCCATTGACGGAAGAAACCAATGTAAGGAAAACAAGTGTAACGGACATAAGCCCTAGCGAAGAAACGCTTACCAAAAATGAGGATACTAAAAACATAAGTCAAATTACAAAATCTAAAAGTACTGTGAATCCAATATTTCATTGCAATGAAAACCAAAGTCACTTTAGACTCCCACCAATTAACAATTTTTCCTGCCCTAATAGTCCTTTGAACTTTTTGTTTTCCAACGCATgtagtaaattaatcaaaaccaATACCCTACCCCTTGTGTCTGATAACCGCAAAGAGAGATCGCGATGGAAGATTGACACCAACGCATCTGGAGAAAAtcccttaataaatattaacaaaggTAATTCATCATAGGTCCTTCGCAACGCActtacgagccttctggcaatgtgagtgtccatggacacttatcatcatcacttaacatcaggtcagcctcctgcccgtttgcctcctattacatacaaaaaacgtCAAACTCAACGTCGTGTTCCGTGCCTTAGCTTATACTAATTAGTAGTTATTATCACAGTCATTCAGTAACTAGTTAATACTTATACGTTTATTCTCAGATGCAGGTAGGTATCACAGCGATACAATACAATTACCTCCCATTAACCACGGGGAAGGTTTTATCAAAAAGGAGCGGCAGCTTGGCAAAACCCAAACCAGCGATGAAGCAAATCAGGATGCTATAAGTATTAAAGAGAAAATACGAGAACTCAAGATGACCCAACGGAGACCCAGGTAAAGATTTGCATTATTTGCTGCTGTGAAACTTATTGCAAAATTGAGAACATTGTTATAGAAATGTGGCACAATCCAAAAAGAggagtaatattatttgttattaattaaggaTGGTGAGCCGGAGTCCATCTCCGACTAGCACAACCTGTTCTCCAACCGAAACTAAACTGAGTGACGCAGCAGAGAGAGGCTGCGAGGCCTTGTGTGGAGAGCTGCTGAGAAGGCTTCGTTTGAGTTCTTggtattatttatcatttaatatttactatctTACtttcaatatatgtatatatgtctGGGTGTGTACGTAACTTTCAGGGTGCAAGCTTTAGAAACGCTAGACGAGCTCCCCAAAGTGTTAGAGAATTTTTGGCCTGTCATATCTGAACACAGAATTGCAGAGCTTATAAGACAAGTAAGTGAACTCCATAGTATTACGTTAATTGGCAAAACATAGAAAAGCGGCGAGTCAAAAGCAagctgttaaaaaaaactttttcattGGAGTTTGTTGCAATACAGGTGTCAGTTCACGTAGATTCTGCGCGCACGCAGGTGTCTCGCGTCGCATGTCATACTCTCGCTGCAATACTAAAGAACACCAACTACACCAAGAAACCGGTactcatatatttatagtttatagttTAACGCCTACCGAAATGTTTCTATCGTCtctgaaattattttgcttttattttgatacataaagtattattttcctttttatagaataaacgttcaggaggcttacctgatgttaagtgataccgccgcccacggACACCCACAATGGCAGAGGGCTGGtgattgcgttgccggccctacgaatatatcataaaatgttattgtgCTTCATTTACCAAAGCctggaatttatttatatgtacattctaaaacaatgtgtatgcctaaaaatacaagaaaatatgacttcTCCATTTTAAGATacgtacacacacacatagtTGAGAGTTATTcatgatttaataaaactgataTATCTAGCTACCACTTTCAATTTAGTTTCCCATGTGTCGTGTATAGGATTTCTTTGAGGCAATAGCAACATTGCTGGTGAAGACCGGCAGCTTTTGCCGCCCAGTCCGAAAGGCGGCAAACGTGGCCCTTGACCTGGTCGTGTGCTCAGTCGACGTCACTCATTCTGTCACCGCCATATGCGTCTACGGCACGGGGTACGTCTTTAATCAATGTATTCCATGACCATGCTATCAATGCTTCTCTCTAAGCACAGTGATAAACGAGGTGAAAATAAACGCCTAATAAATGTTGATATGTAACACAGCTATGTTTTACTCGtgaacatttttctttaaagtGAGAAATCGTGTTcgtaatgaaaaaataagttATGTTTACGCCGAGGAGAGATCACGTGATGTGTCTTCTTACCCCCCCCCCTTCCGCAAGTCCAAGTAGATAGTAGGTAACTGTAAGTCCCGTCttgtttcttatttattcTACCCCACCATACCTAAGACAAATGTAGGGTACATTAAGGGACAGTAGGGGTAGATACCATACATTCTGTAATAAAGGAATCGTATTAACTTATTCCaacatagaaaatatttagtttcatGCGGAGCCCGTGATTAGTGTCGTTGTTGCCCTTCGAAGTACAAATCCcattgttatgtattattgtaattctaagtattttatgaattgggTTACACGGGGGAATACTTCTAGACATAAAAGCGCCCTGGTGCGCTGCGCTTCAGCTCGCCTTCTGGTAGTATGCGCTGCTTTCGCCGAAGGGGGTCGGCTGCTGCTGCGAGGCCGCCCGCCCAGCGCAGCCACGGCTAGGGCACATGTGCTGCGGGGGCTCTCACATTTACTCTACGATAAGAACGCGGACACCAGGTATGGCTTAGGGATACctattttatttgcaaatattgattaataataataatatacagttAGTCCAACCGATTTATTTGTTTCCTTTAAGAAAATACGCCGAACGCCTCTATGCCATGTTGCGGCCTCTAAATAACTTTGAAGCGTACTTTTTAACGGACGTCGACATCGAGACTGCGTCCAGGCAAATGAAGAAATATGACCAAACCATCTCAACATCGAAACTAACATAATTCCCGTATGCGTTTATTTGGATACTAATTATGTATAGTCTGTATGTTGCGTCTTTTATGcgtttgtaatttaaaaagattatgaaaataaaaaattatagaatcgCTTGTAAGGTCtttcattcattatttatagtcGAAACTCTGCTAATAGTGTCGGACTGAGATATACTCGAGTAGCGATAATCGATAATCGAACACAGCCTTTATCGCTATTCCTCTCCCCGAAGACATTATCCTTAAAACCTCACCCAGCATCAGAAGACTGGGCGTTCACATATCGAGTGATGGTCAGTTTGCGAATTCTGCCCCACATAAGAGTCGGCGACGATCAGTAACTGATCGTGGGCTTTTAGGGACACCTTTTACAGCATTTACTAATTTCCATTTACTaaggagagtgttcagagaagttgttcggattaatacagTGCAGTTGGTTTTTGTCattggacgtcgaggcaaTACGAAATTTCGACGTTTCATAACTGaacgattttattaaaactttttgccgcgcacgcATCTGGAATctattgaagtattttcgaaccataTCCCATTTAGAACCAACAAGAGCGTACCAACTCCTAAAAGGGCCGAAACGCAGTTGCGTGTCCATGTGTGGCGGTGTCAAAAGGAACAGGCGAGCTTCCACTATTCACAGCTaaccttttataaaaatataatctctTAGATTCCGAGACAATGTCCactaattttgtttgaaatgtTTGAAATTTAACGACTTTCAATCAGATATGCTcgaagtaatttaaaatatgtacaacTTATTGTAGCCAAAAAGCGAATCTTAAGAAATATCCTATGTAATGTttgtattaagtaataaaacacaatagaAGGCTTTGTTTGCCGATCAGGATTAAAATACGAATAAACAATGCTGCTATTGGTTTATGttgcatttttttagttcaacgTAAAAATCATGCAATTGTTACGTAGGAATAAATTAGTTATGTTATAATGGATCAAAGATAAAATAccaatttgtttacaaatgaATTAGTGATAATGCAGAAGCACAGTTCAAGTGCACTTGGCCAAGTGCATATGCACTTGTCACTTGCTTCAATTCGAATGCTTCACACAAAAGTCATAATATAttgacatataataataatgacttcATTATTTCCGATTGTATccttagttaaaaaaaatcggtcTTAATTGGTATGCTAGTATTGGTaagtaaacaaaactaaaattccAATATGTGGGACTCCAACATGGACAGCATACCAACGTTTAAAGATATGCGTATTGCTTTTATTTTGGTAGTTACTAGTAGGTAACTACTAGTTGTTTCAGGCTGCGACTCATCCCTGGGTTCGTACGCTTTGCATCAATGAAGGAtggaggaaaacatcgcgagaaaatcggcttgccttagacccaaaaagttgatgacgtgtgtcaggcacaggaggctgattacCACTTGcttatatagataattaattatcatgaCACAGATACATAAGTCTAAggcttagacctaaaaaggtagcgcccctgatttatgtattttaactaAGTACTGTTGtgcgaaatacataatttcaatttaatgtttagtgcgtttttgaggactatcgtgaggcaaggtattagcatcagtctaacctctctttgttcccaaactaatggAATTTCTcaaaatccttacggctgataatattgtgtgcctttcttcctgatAAGAAGATATTgcaacgaggtatgtactcgggacttattattctagtataagattgtgtatggacggccaccgaaccgttctctGTGGTACAactgtacacttataaacatGAATTAGATACACAGAGTTAAGTTCGGTGGCGgttgttgaaaatattttcaaatatatgttaaatgaaacactttgcTTGAAGCTGGGTGTCAACTAgctttaatagtttaaaatataagcttattaatataaaattgggGGTAATGAGGGTGCGAAgctggattaacaaaaaactaacttggctTACATAAGGAAAGATGAATaagagaatgttaaattacaatttgtgCGTGTGGGAAAAACTAAAAGGGTTTTGGCTTTCACATCAACATTTTGGCTTCGAGTGAGCAATGattgctaacatttggtttacGTTCCtacttattaactaaaatatgtataactaTATTCGTCAGCAGCTTTCCATCTCACTGCCATCTCACTGCTATTGTCGTACGTAAAGTATTATCATACTTTAACTTTAAACgtggttttattaattattaaataatatcgaGGTCACGCAGTAACTGAGATTCTCTTAAGGTTGATGAACTTTTATCTGAAGTGTTATTCTTCTCTTTAATTTTTCCCTCcaaagttatattttgttcATAATTGCTTGCCACCAATtttgaaactatttattttaatttatgtaacgaCTGCGACTTAATcgacaaatattaaaacagttcATAACTTGTTTCT comes from the Pieris brassicae chromosome 4, ilPieBrab1.1, whole genome shotgun sequence genome and includes:
- the LOC123708628 gene encoding phosphopantothenate--cysteine ligase isoform X1 — protein: MKSIQICYKAEEFLCLVKCTNLRLRAVVTMSGSWEEFFATHLPPTDFEDNRSLLKEFCERHDRQGHRIVLVTSGGTTVPLEHNTVRFVDNFSAGKRGSASAEYFLDQGYAVIFMHRLKSLEPFTRHFNGQKLLDMLEMQDESNNTTIRVKQDSVFALAPVLSRYQAAHAAGAILHVAFTTVSEYFWLLRAACEVLAKSGPRALLYLAAAVSDFYIPKDSIPTHKMQSESGPPVIQLHLVPKMLAPLVNLWVPNAYVVSFKLETEENLLIPKSRAALEKYKHKMVIANMLQNRHQRVLVVTRDANQEILLSREELLAGADIEAGIVGVIVSHHSDHLAHSEAR
- the LOC123708628 gene encoding phosphopantothenate--cysteine ligase isoform X2 codes for the protein MSGSWEEFFATHLPPTDFEDNRSLLKEFCERHDRQGHRIVLVTSGGTTVPLEHNTVRFVDNFSAGKRGSASAEYFLDQGYAVIFMHRLKSLEPFTRHFNGQKLLDMLEMQDESNNTTIRVKQDSVFALAPVLSRYQAAHAAGAILHVAFTTVSEYFWLLRAACEVLAKSGPRALLYLAAAVSDFYIPKDSIPTHKMQSESGPPVIQLHLVPKMLAPLVNLWVPNAYVVSFKLETEENLLIPKSRAALEKYKHKMVIANMLQNRHQRVLVVTRDANQEILLSREELLAGADIEAGIVGVIVSHHSDHLAHSEAR
- the LOC123709001 gene encoding uncharacterized protein LOC123709001 gives rise to the protein MEEEVEDIVGDVNYTDSQKSITASNVYSLDFTDSSSDKNHSSSKETYVIDCDDSDTSDKTYQSNRFPATVQLKEYAQNKMTAKNNRCMEITKKTNRFDRDDLQQYSLHSEEIFTQTSKTIFELAQNEKRLASTADGVNSLETQTSFISITENKTVEYHIQLISDKTLFNPTQQLTNSIVYNTNFVSQALADSLEDKSSIYQESENEIEISKRNLTGETDDKIIKFVDDGSREDIAQDENANEYENSPCDSDIEEDSLDNLYQETDQDISESSVIPKSVDNDIDDLYRKLSRCGEVAFYQDEKTEIPIVGILTPLTEETNVRKTSVTDISPSEETLTKNEDTKNISQITKSKSTVNPIFHCNENQSHFRLPPINNFSCPNSPLNFLFSNACSKLIKTNTLPLVSDNRKERSRWKIDTNASGENPLININKDAGRYHSDTIQLPPINHGEGFIKKERQLGKTQTSDEANQDAISIKEKIRELKMTQRRPRMVSRSPSPTSTTCSPTETKLSDAAERGCEALCGELLRRLRLSSWVQALETLDELPKVLENFWPVISEHRIAELIRQVSVHVDSARTQVSRVACHTLAAILKNTNYTKKPDFFEAIATLLVKTGSFCRPVRKAANVALDLVVCSVDVTHSVTAICVYGTGHKSALVRCASARLLVVCAAFAEGGRLLLRGRPPSAATARAHVLRGLSHLLYDKNADTRKYAERLYAMLRPLNNFEAYFLTDVDIETASRQMKKYDQTISTSKLT